The following coding sequences are from one Enterococcus sp. 4G2_DIV0659 window:
- a CDS encoding cytochrome ubiquinol oxidase subunit I: MFDIVTLARFQFAMTTVFHYFFVPFSIGLALVVAIMETMYVVKKDERYRKMAKFWGNIFLLSFAVGVVTGIIQEFQFGMNWSDYSRFVGDIFGAPLAIEALLAFFLESTFLGLWIFTWDKVKSKLHLTFIWLVVFGSMMSAFWILAANSFMQHPVGYTLNNGRAELIDFSAVIANPKVWYEFTHVLAGAVVMGGMIVAGLAAFQILKKRDVSFHKVSMRIGLWVALFGSLGVLLAGDLQMKALIEGQPMKFAAMEGSYEDSGDPAAWTLIAWADENEHKQVFGIQIPYVLSILSYNSLSGSVDGMETANKELIEKYGDRNYFPPVNTLFWSFRIMAGFGVLMLLVAALGLFLTRKKKPSLYEKRWMLWIVALCTFAPFIANTTGWLITELGRYPWTVYGLFTIEDSVSPNVSVASLLASNIIYFILFAGLGSVMVYLVTVELKKGPDYEEKKLAQANATDVDPFDKEVFGE, from the coding sequence ATGTTTGATATTGTAACATTAGCAAGATTCCAATTTGCAATGACAACCGTCTTTCATTATTTCTTCGTACCGTTTTCAATAGGGTTAGCACTTGTTGTAGCTATTATGGAAACGATGTATGTCGTTAAAAAAGATGAACGTTATCGCAAAATGGCAAAGTTTTGGGGCAACATTTTTCTATTAAGTTTTGCAGTAGGGGTCGTAACAGGAATTATTCAAGAATTTCAGTTCGGTATGAACTGGTCAGATTATTCGCGCTTTGTCGGAGATATTTTTGGTGCTCCACTAGCGATTGAAGCATTACTTGCATTCTTTTTAGAATCAACATTTTTAGGTTTATGGATCTTTACTTGGGATAAAGTAAAATCTAAACTACATTTAACATTTATTTGGTTGGTGGTATTTGGTTCAATGATGTCTGCTTTTTGGATTTTAGCTGCAAATAGCTTTATGCAACATCCAGTAGGTTATACATTAAACAACGGTCGTGCAGAATTAATCGATTTTAGTGCAGTAATTGCCAATCCAAAAGTATGGTATGAATTTACTCACGTATTAGCAGGTGCTGTTGTAATGGGTGGCATGATCGTAGCAGGTCTTGCGGCATTCCAAATCTTGAAAAAACGTGATGTTAGCTTCCATAAAGTTTCTATGCGAATTGGATTATGGGTCGCGTTATTTGGTTCTCTGGGTGTACTACTTGCTGGAGATTTACAAATGAAAGCTCTAATTGAAGGTCAACCAATGAAATTTGCAGCAATGGAAGGATCGTATGAAGATTCTGGTGATCCGGCTGCTTGGACATTGATTGCTTGGGCAGATGAAAATGAGCATAAACAGGTCTTTGGGATTCAAATTCCTTATGTATTAAGTATCTTATCCTATAACAGTCTTTCTGGTTCCGTTGATGGAATGGAAACAGCGAATAAAGAGTTAATCGAAAAATATGGTGACAGAAATTACTTCCCGCCAGTAAATACCTTATTCTGGAGTTTTAGAATCATGGCTGGATTCGGCGTATTAATGTTATTAGTAGCCGCTTTAGGTTTATTCTTAACTCGTAAGAAAAAGCCTTCGCTATATGAAAAACGCTGGATGCTTTGGATTGTGGCACTATGTACATTTGCCCCATTCATAGCCAATACAACGGGTTGGTTGATTACTGAATTGGGTCGTTATCCTTGGACTGTTTATGGTCTGTTCACGATCGAAGACAGTGTTTCACCAAACGTATCAGTAGCATCATTATTAGCATCGAATATTATTTACTTTATTTTATTTGCTGGTCTAGGTTCAGTGATGGTCTACTTGGTGACTGTTGAACTTAAAAAAGGACCAGATTATGAGGAAAAGAAATTAGCACAAGCGAATGCAACGGATGTAGATCCATTTGATAAGGAGGTCTTCGGCGAATGA
- the cydB gene encoding cytochrome d ubiquinol oxidase subunit II, whose translation MSTLQLLWFVLIGILFSGFFFLEGFDFGVGMSVQTLAHDEEEKEQIIQTIGPVWDGNEVWLLTAGGAMFASFPYWYASLFSGFYLILFIILVGLIIRGVSFEFRHRMPDGKRRRMWNWTLSIGSFIVPFFFGILFISLVQGMPLDADGNMTASFTDYINVFSVVGGVALALLCYLHGLNYITLKTEGPVRERARNYASFFYWVLYVGLVVFAALLYFKTDFFDNHFLVTLLLVLGIVVMTVVANVSVFKKKEMTAFIASGLTLILLVALLFSGLFPRVMIGSEGYYDILIKDASSTPYTLKTMTWLSFTILPFVLAYTGWSYYVFRKRIKHPAIAAEGYEG comes from the coding sequence ATGAGTACGTTACAATTACTTTGGTTTGTACTAATTGGTATTTTATTCTCAGGCTTCTTCTTCTTAGAAGGTTTTGACTTTGGCGTGGGGATGTCGGTTCAAACATTAGCTCATGATGAAGAAGAAAAAGAACAAATCATCCAAACGATTGGACCGGTTTGGGATGGTAATGAAGTGTGGTTATTAACAGCAGGTGGGGCTATGTTTGCTTCTTTCCCATACTGGTATGCTTCATTATTTAGCGGGTTTTACTTGATTTTGTTTATTATTTTAGTTGGTTTGATTATTCGTGGTGTGTCGTTTGAATTCCGTCACCGTATGCCGGATGGTAAAAGACGTAGAATGTGGAACTGGACGTTATCAATTGGTAGCTTTATTGTACCGTTTTTCTTCGGTATCTTGTTTATTAGTTTAGTTCAAGGAATGCCGCTTGATGCGGATGGAAATATGACGGCTTCATTTACAGATTATATCAATGTATTTTCTGTTGTAGGAGGCGTTGCGTTAGCATTATTGTGCTACTTACATGGATTGAACTACATTACATTGAAAACAGAAGGACCTGTTAGAGAACGTGCCCGTAATTATGCATCATTCTTTTATTGGGTTTTATATGTTGGCTTAGTAGTGTTTGCGGCGTTATTATATTTCAAAACCGATTTCTTTGATAATCACTTTTTGGTGACGTTATTATTAGTCTTAGGCATTGTTGTAATGACAGTGGTTGCCAATGTTAGTGTCTTTAAGAAAAAAGAAATGACTGCTTTTATTGCTAGTGGTTTAACATTGATTCTTTTAGTTGCTTTATTATTCAGTGGCTTATTCCCACGTGTTATGATTGGTAGTGAAGGGTATTATGATATCTTGATTAAAGATGCATCAAGTACGCCTTACACGCTAAAAACAATGACTTGGTTGTCATTCACGATTTTACCATTTGTATTAGCTTATACAGGCTGGTCTTATTATGTCTTTAGAAAACGGATCAAACATCCAGCTATTGCAGCTGAGGGGTATGAAGGATGA
- the cydD gene encoding thiol reductant ABC exporter subunit CydD, with protein MIDKAILKMPKIKNIMILLAGFSSLQAVFIIGQAFYLSKAVVGLWEGGQLRDQLLNILVFFLFYTGRHVVTYFREKMLDQFSYDRSRELREALLQKVFRLGPTVVQKNGTGNMITMALEGISQAENYLHLILMKIMNMMIIPWIILIFVFTLDVRSGVVLLVVFPMIIIFMIILGYAAQSKADKQYKAFQILSNHFIDSLRGLDTLKLFGLSEKYAGSIYNTSERFREATMSTLKIAILSTFALDFFTTLSVAVVAVFLGLSLLKGGILLFPALTTLILAPEFFLPVRDFASDYHATLDGKNSFQAIQAVLDLPEMTETDRLSLEDWTAVSTLSAEELTFQYEEATQPALKGLTFSTKGYQKIGIIGASGSGKSTLINVLSGFLEPNAEVSKIEVNGQAIPHFLQREWQKQVLYIPQSPYIFQDTLANNVRFYTPDATDKQVLAAIQLVGLQTLVASLEDGINTVIGESGRMLSGGQAQRVALARAFLDQERRILLFDEPTAHLDIETEVELKERMLPLMEDHLVFFATHRLHWMAEMDYILVMDKGQLVEAGTLAELIDKNGYYVKLMNQMRGTK; from the coding sequence ATGATTGATAAAGCCATCTTAAAAATGCCGAAAATCAAAAATATTATGATCTTGCTTGCAGGTTTTTCTTCCCTGCAAGCAGTATTTATTATAGGACAAGCATTTTATTTATCTAAAGCCGTTGTTGGGTTGTGGGAGGGTGGTCAGCTACGTGACCAGCTGTTGAATATTTTGGTGTTCTTTTTGTTTTATACAGGAAGACATGTGGTGACTTATTTTCGTGAAAAAATGCTGGATCAATTTAGTTATGATCGTTCTCGTGAATTAAGAGAAGCATTGCTACAGAAGGTTTTTCGCTTGGGACCAACCGTTGTTCAAAAAAACGGCACGGGAAATATGATTACGATGGCGCTTGAAGGAATTAGTCAGGCGGAAAATTATCTGCATTTGATCTTGATGAAAATCATGAATATGATGATTATTCCGTGGATTATTTTGATTTTTGTTTTCACATTGGATGTTCGTTCAGGAGTTGTTTTACTGGTTGTATTTCCTATGATCATTATCTTTATGATTATTTTAGGTTATGCGGCACAAAGTAAAGCAGATAAACAATACAAAGCCTTTCAGATTTTATCCAATCACTTTATTGATTCTTTAAGAGGGTTAGATACATTGAAGTTGTTTGGATTGAGTGAAAAATATGCAGGCAGTATTTATAATACAAGTGAACGATTTAGAGAAGCGACTATGAGTACGTTGAAGATTGCTATTTTATCAACGTTTGCATTGGACTTTTTTACGACGTTATCTGTGGCTGTGGTGGCAGTATTTCTTGGATTGAGTTTGTTAAAAGGTGGTATTTTACTATTTCCAGCGTTGACGACGCTAATTTTAGCTCCTGAGTTCTTTTTACCTGTTCGGGATTTTGCTAGTGACTATCATGCAACATTAGATGGGAAAAATTCCTTTCAAGCAATCCAAGCAGTACTGGACCTCCCAGAAATGACTGAAACGGATCGTCTTTCTTTAGAAGATTGGACCGCTGTGAGTACGTTATCTGCTGAAGAATTGACTTTTCAATATGAAGAAGCAACGCAACCAGCGTTAAAAGGATTAACTTTTTCAACAAAAGGCTATCAAAAAATCGGGATTATCGGTGCAAGCGGTTCAGGAAAATCAACGCTGATTAATGTTTTAAGTGGATTTTTGGAGCCAAACGCTGAGGTGTCAAAAATCGAAGTGAATGGGCAAGCAATTCCTCATTTTCTGCAAAGAGAGTGGCAGAAACAAGTTCTTTATATTCCGCAGTCGCCATATATTTTCCAAGACACCTTAGCCAACAATGTTCGCTTCTATACACCTGATGCAACAGATAAACAAGTTTTGGCTGCTATCCAGCTGGTTGGATTACAAACCCTTGTAGCAAGTCTAGAAGACGGTATAAACACGGTCATCGGTGAAAGTGGTAGAATGTTAAGCGGTGGACAAGCACAGCGTGTAGCGCTTGCTAGAGCCTTTTTAGATCAAGAACGTCGCATTCTATTATTTGATGAACCAACAGCTCACTTAGATATTGAAACAGAAGTTGAGTTAAAAGAAAGAATGTTACCGTTGATGGAAGATCATCTTGTCTTTTTTGCGACGCATAGATTACATTGGATGGCAGAAATGGATTATATTTTAGTGATGGACAAAGGGCAACTGGTTGAAGCAGGAACTTTAGCTGAATTAATTGATAAAAATGGCTACTATGTGAAGTTAATGAATCAAATGAGGGGGACAAAATAA
- the cydC gene encoding thiol reductant ABC exporter subunit CydC, with amino-acid sequence MENTPTNKELYEKDQWVKPFLKKYKGLLYLALFLGFLTFFSAGALMFNSGYLISRAASLPENILMIYIPIVLTRAFGISRPVFRYVERLVSHNWVLKMTSDLRLKLYLVLERDAIFFKSKYQTGDILGLLSEDINHLQNLYLRTIFPTVIAWLLYIFIIIGLGLFSWWFGLCMLLMLGVVIFLLPLISVLVNGARQEKQKVYKNELYKTLTDNILGVSDWVFSQRGQEFVHSYEQEEAKLRQLDEQIKGFNRVRDFVLQVGFGVITVAVLAWTSVRFPGNHGGAANWIAAFTLTVFPLIDAFAPLPDAAQETTIYKDSIKRLNDLPEPENEEVSLKKLSVTDTEITIKDLSFAYEDTTKNVLEALNLTIHPKEKLAILGRSGSGKSTLATLIRGDLRPDQGVITLDGIPTYEFGDQITESIGVIHQTPYLFGTTILNNIRIGREEATEDEVWQVLAKVGLKELIEGLPDGLLTMVDEAGLRFSGGERHRLALARILLQDTPIVLLDEPTTGLDPITEQQLLDTFFNTLGDKTIIWITHHLQGVHMMDRVIFIEDGQLEMSGSPQELLATNQHYQQLYAIDRGMNKK; translated from the coding sequence ATGGAAAATACCCCAACAAATAAAGAATTATACGAAAAAGATCAATGGGTCAAACCTTTTTTGAAAAAGTATAAGGGTTTATTGTATCTAGCACTATTTTTAGGGTTTTTAACTTTTTTTAGTGCTGGAGCATTAATGTTTAACTCGGGCTATTTAATTAGCCGAGCGGCATCACTTCCCGAAAATATTTTGATGATTTATATTCCAATTGTATTAACACGCGCTTTTGGGATTAGTCGTCCGGTATTTCGTTATGTTGAACGTTTGGTTAGTCATAATTGGGTCTTGAAAATGACCTCTGACTTGCGTTTAAAATTATATCTGGTGTTAGAAAGAGATGCGATTTTCTTTAAATCGAAATATCAAACAGGAGATATTTTAGGTTTATTATCAGAAGATATTAATCACCTACAGAATTTGTATTTGCGTACGATTTTCCCAACAGTAATTGCTTGGTTGTTATATATCTTTATTATTATTGGACTAGGTTTGTTTTCATGGTGGTTCGGTTTATGCATGTTGCTGATGTTGGGTGTGGTCATTTTCCTACTGCCTTTGATCTCAGTTTTGGTGAATGGTGCTAGGCAGGAAAAGCAAAAAGTTTACAAAAATGAATTATACAAAACGTTAACAGATAATATTTTAGGTGTCTCTGATTGGGTGTTCAGTCAACGGGGGCAAGAATTTGTTCATTCGTATGAACAAGAAGAAGCAAAGTTGCGTCAGCTAGATGAGCAAATTAAAGGATTCAACCGTGTTCGTGATTTTGTTTTACAAGTTGGGTTTGGTGTAATCACAGTAGCGGTTTTGGCTTGGACGAGTGTTCGTTTTCCTGGTAATCATGGTGGAGCAGCCAATTGGATTGCTGCATTTACGTTGACAGTCTTTCCGCTGATTGATGCATTTGCGCCATTGCCGGATGCAGCACAAGAAACAACTATTTATAAAGACTCGATCAAACGGTTAAATGATTTACCTGAACCGGAGAATGAAGAAGTTTCACTCAAAAAGTTATCTGTCACAGATACAGAAATCACTATTAAAGATTTGTCATTTGCTTATGAAGATACGACAAAAAATGTTTTAGAAGCATTGAATTTGACGATTCATCCAAAAGAAAAATTAGCGATTTTAGGACGTAGCGGTTCAGGAAAAAGTACGTTAGCTACGTTGATTCGTGGCGATTTACGACCAGATCAGGGAGTGATTACTTTAGACGGTATTCCAACCTATGAATTTGGAGACCAAATTACTGAATCAATTGGTGTGATCCATCAAACACCTTATCTTTTTGGAACAACTATTTTAAATAATATTCGAATTGGGCGAGAAGAAGCGACAGAAGACGAGGTTTGGCAAGTATTGGCTAAAGTTGGTTTAAAAGAGCTGATTGAAGGGTTGCCAGATGGTCTGTTGACAATGGTGGATGAAGCTGGATTGCGTTTTTCTGGTGGAGAACGTCATCGTTTAGCCTTAGCTCGTATTTTACTTCAGGATACACCGATTGTATTGCTTGATGAACCAACAACAGGGCTTGATCCGATTACTGAGCAACAGTTATTGGACACGTTTTTCAATACATTGGGGGATAAAACAATTATTTGGATTACCCATCATTTACAAGGGGTTCATATGATGGATCGCGTGATTTTTATTGAGGATGGTCAGTTAGAAATGAGCGGCTCACCACAAGAATTATTAGCTACGAATCAACATTACCAACAGTTATATGCCATTGATCGAGGAATGAATAAAAAGTAG
- a CDS encoding polyprenyl synthetase family protein — protein sequence MNDFWKEFPIIQQQLNETCELIKHQVKIRNKEIEHALVELTYSGGKLLRPAFFFLFAQIGDEEKQNHNQLIKIAASIEILHMATLVHDDIIDDSPLRRGNVTIQSRYGKDIAVYTGDLLFTEFFELLAETMNGSDFLHKNASAMKRLLLGELDQMHTRYKKNMTTSDYLRSVNGKTAELFSLSCLEGAHFGYASSEVQRLAKRIGRHIGIAFQVYDDILDYTANVETLKKPVLEDLSQGVYTLPLIFAMQKAPEHFSFYLEKGAGITTEQAIETAQLVHEFDGVNDAKAFAKRVTEKALTDIEKLPDCLGKEQLTQLTQLLLQRSF from the coding sequence ATGAATGATTTTTGGAAAGAATTTCCTATTATCCAACAACAATTAAATGAAACGTGTGAATTGATTAAACATCAAGTAAAAATACGAAATAAAGAAATCGAACATGCCTTGGTTGAATTAACCTATTCAGGCGGAAAATTATTGCGTCCAGCCTTCTTTTTTTTATTTGCTCAAATCGGTGATGAAGAAAAACAAAACCACAACCAATTAATCAAAATCGCCGCTTCAATCGAAATCCTGCATATGGCAACACTTGTGCATGATGACATTATTGACGATTCCCCTCTTCGTAGAGGAAACGTGACCATTCAATCCCGTTACGGTAAAGATATTGCTGTTTACACAGGTGATTTATTGTTCACTGAATTCTTTGAATTACTGGCTGAAACAATGAATGGTTCTGATTTTTTACATAAGAATGCTTCAGCAATGAAACGTCTGCTTCTTGGTGAATTAGATCAAATGCACACACGCTATAAAAAGAACATGACCACCTCTGATTATTTACGTAGTGTTAACGGCAAAACAGCTGAGTTGTTTTCTTTAAGCTGTCTTGAAGGTGCTCACTTTGGCTATGCTTCCTCTGAAGTACAACGTTTAGCCAAACGGATCGGCCGGCATATTGGGATAGCATTTCAAGTCTATGATGACATCCTAGATTATACCGCAAATGTGGAAACATTGAAAAAACCTGTTCTGGAAGACTTATCACAAGGTGTCTACACACTTCCTTTGATCTTTGCGATGCAAAAAGCACCCGAGCATTTTTCATTCTACCTAGAAAAAGGAGCTGGCATCACGACAGAACAAGCCATCGAAACTGCTCAACTTGTTCATGAATTTGATGGCGTCAATGATGCTAAGGCATTTGCCAAACGAGTAACCGAAAAAGCATTGACTGACATCGAAAAACTACCCGATTGTCTAGGAAAAGAGCAATTGACTCAGCTTACTCAATTATTATTACAACGTTCTTTCTAA
- a CDS encoding prenyltransferase, with protein MNREVFFELVELKAKTASVLPFLLGICFSWYHYGRLHLGYVLIYFIAMFIFNMAVDILDNYNDYHHAKEGHDYKEKTNIIGRENLSLVMIRRWIIWMVGISALIGIGLSMSVGWPLLWMGLYCYLIGIFYSSGPKPLSSLPLGEFFSGFTMGFMIMLICVYMNTFDSFQWTIANISSIFLVSLPNTCLIANLMLANNICDLEEDETNHRFTLVHYLGKKASIGLFVSLIVVAFASIILSVILGLVPVTMLLTILVVPFIWKQTNLFLNEQIKTKTFICAVRILAVGAIAQVVFFAIGLWLK; from the coding sequence TTGAATAGAGAAGTATTTTTTGAGTTAGTCGAATTAAAAGCAAAGACAGCCAGTGTTCTGCCCTTTCTTTTAGGGATTTGTTTTAGTTGGTATCATTATGGACGTTTACATTTAGGTTATGTTCTTATTTATTTTATTGCGATGTTTATTTTTAATATGGCTGTTGATATTTTGGATAACTATAATGATTACCATCATGCTAAAGAAGGACACGATTATAAAGAAAAGACTAACATTATTGGAAGAGAAAACTTATCTCTGGTGATGATTCGGCGTTGGATTATCTGGATGGTGGGGATTTCTGCTTTGATAGGAATTGGTCTGTCAATGAGTGTTGGTTGGCCATTGTTATGGATGGGGCTTTATTGTTATTTGATTGGAATTTTTTATTCTTCAGGTCCAAAACCATTATCTAGTTTACCGCTGGGGGAATTTTTTTCTGGGTTTACAATGGGATTTATGATCATGTTGATTTGTGTATATATGAACACATTTGATTCTTTTCAATGGACAATTGCCAATATTAGTAGTATCTTTTTGGTTTCGTTGCCGAATACATGTTTGATTGCTAATTTGATGTTAGCTAATAACATTTGTGATCTAGAAGAAGATGAAACCAATCATCGTTTTACACTGGTTCATTATTTAGGGAAAAAAGCATCAATTGGTTTGTTCGTTAGTTTGATTGTTGTAGCATTTGCTTCAATTATTTTGAGCGTGATTTTAGGTCTTGTTCCAGTAACGATGTTATTAACGATATTGGTTGTGCCCTTTATCTGGAAACAAACGAACTTATTTTTAAACGAACAAATTAAAACAAAAACATTTATCTGTGCTGTAAGAATTTTAGCAGTCGGCGCAATTGCACAAGTAGTATTTTTTGCCATAGGATTGTGGCTTAAATAA
- a CDS encoding NAD(P)/FAD-dependent oxidoreductase — protein sequence MSKHVVILGAGYAGLRALHELQKGNNDLKITLVDQNDYHFEATDIHEVAAGIQTSERITYPIKDVVKTAFTTFVQGTVQTIDSEKQLVHLKDQEAISYDYLIVALGYESESFGIPGVEEFSLKMVDIPTSEKVYQHLTEQMEAYKETKDENCLKIVVCGAGFTGIELLGSLHEGKKKLAEIAGVEPEKIQLYCVEAVTRLLPMFSEKLGGYGIDHLKKWGVNFLVGKPIKEIKQDTVVYLDNQETNELNELAAKTIIWTTGVSGSHVVGDSGFEAKRGRVMVQPDLTDANHSNVYIIGDCSAVMDKESSRPYPTTAQISLKMGEHAGKNIKAQLKGEPTKEFTFKSLGSVASIGNSHAFGEVGKMEVKGYPASVIKKMIMDRSLFETGGIKEVLAKGRFDFYR from the coding sequence ATGAGTAAGCACGTCGTTATTTTAGGTGCTGGCTATGCCGGTTTAAGAGCGTTACACGAATTACAAAAAGGTAATAATGATCTAAAAATCACATTGGTTGATCAAAACGATTACCACTTTGAAGCAACAGATATCCACGAAGTTGCAGCAGGGATTCAAACATCAGAAAGAATCACTTATCCAATTAAAGATGTTGTAAAAACAGCTTTTACAACATTCGTACAAGGGACTGTTCAAACAATTGATAGTGAAAAGCAATTGGTACACTTGAAAGATCAAGAAGCGATTTCTTATGATTATTTGATTGTGGCATTGGGGTATGAGTCAGAATCGTTTGGCATACCAGGTGTGGAAGAATTTTCATTAAAAATGGTCGATATTCCGACATCAGAAAAGGTCTATCAACATTTAACGGAACAAATGGAAGCATACAAAGAAACGAAAGATGAAAATTGTCTGAAAATTGTTGTTTGTGGCGCAGGTTTCACAGGAATCGAATTATTAGGATCATTACATGAAGGGAAGAAAAAATTAGCTGAAATCGCTGGTGTTGAACCTGAAAAAATCCAATTATACTGCGTTGAAGCTGTGACTCGTTTATTACCAATGTTTAGCGAAAAGCTTGGTGGTTATGGTATCGATCATTTGAAAAAATGGGGCGTAAATTTCTTGGTTGGAAAACCAATCAAAGAAATCAAACAAGATACAGTTGTCTATTTAGATAATCAAGAGACTAATGAGTTAAATGAATTAGCAGCTAAAACGATTATTTGGACAACAGGAGTCAGCGGTAGTCATGTGGTTGGCGATTCTGGTTTTGAAGCAAAACGTGGACGTGTTATGGTACAACCTGATTTGACCGATGCCAATCATAGCAATGTGTATATCATTGGTGACTGTTCTGCTGTGATGGATAAAGAGTCAAGCCGTCCTTACCCTACTACAGCACAAATTTCTCTTAAAATGGGTGAACATGCAGGGAAAAATATCAAAGCACAATTAAAAGGAGAACCAACAAAAGAATTTACCTTTAAATCATTAGGTTCTGTTGCTTCTATTGGGAATAGTCATGCCTTTGGTGAAGTTGGAAAAATGGAAGTGAAAGGCTACCCAGCTTCTGTTATTAAAAAAATGATCATGGATCGTTCTTTATTTGAAACAGGTGGCATTAAAGAAGTCTTGGCAAAAGGACGTTTTGATTTTTACCGTTAA
- the nhaC gene encoding Na+/H+ antiporter NhaC, which translates to MEKKLSVKEAFVVFLSLLLIISICVIGVGMSPIFPVLCSLGLLIGWSKWRGASWDKIHEGIIEGVKTGIIPMIIFILIGALIAVWIASGVIPTMMYAGFSVISTSIFLPSAFVSCALVGISIGSAFTTVSTIGLALMGMGISMGFNSAILAGAIISGAVFGDKMSPLSDTTNLASAVAGSDLFKHIKNMMWTTVPAFILSFILYAVIGFQTKIGQTAIETKQFLDVLQENFSISWLALLPILLLVVCSIKRVPAIASLLVTILVSSIMYMVQIKTVDLKQLSTILEAGFVSETGMEQIDALLTRGGIQSMMWSVSLILLTLSLGGLLMKMDVITVLMTPLARKLKTTGSLVAATVFSGALANVMIGEQYLSIILPGRAFKESYDEAKLQPEVLSRALEDSGTVLNSLIPWGVSGVFMASTLQVSTLSYAPFSFFILLCPILSILSGVTGIGIHKQQFMSKKEGKR; encoded by the coding sequence ATGGAGAAAAAATTAAGTGTAAAAGAAGCATTCGTTGTATTTTTGTCATTATTATTGATTATCAGCATTTGTGTAATTGGCGTAGGGATGAGTCCAATCTTCCCAGTATTATGTTCATTAGGTTTATTGATCGGCTGGAGTAAATGGAGAGGTGCGTCTTGGGATAAAATTCATGAAGGAATCATAGAAGGTGTGAAAACAGGCATTATTCCTATGATTATTTTCATTTTGATTGGTGCCTTAATTGCTGTATGGATCGCAAGTGGTGTCATTCCAACGATGATGTATGCCGGATTTTCAGTTATTAGTACGAGCATATTTTTGCCCTCTGCGTTTGTTAGTTGTGCACTGGTGGGGATTTCTATTGGAAGTGCATTTACTACTGTGTCGACGATTGGGTTGGCGTTGATGGGTATGGGGATTTCGATGGGATTCAACTCAGCGATCCTGGCCGGAGCAATTATCTCAGGAGCAGTATTTGGTGATAAAATGTCTCCACTTTCTGATACAACCAACTTGGCGTCCGCTGTTGCTGGATCTGATTTATTCAAGCATATTAAAAACATGATGTGGACAACTGTTCCTGCTTTTATCTTGTCATTCATTTTATATGCAGTTATTGGGTTTCAAACAAAAATTGGACAGACGGCTATTGAGACGAAACAATTTTTAGACGTTTTACAAGAAAACTTTTCGATCAGCTGGTTAGCGCTGTTACCAATCTTGCTACTGGTTGTTTGCTCAATAAAACGTGTTCCCGCAATTGCTTCTTTACTAGTGACGATTTTAGTATCGAGCATAATGTATATGGTTCAAATAAAGACAGTGGATTTAAAACAATTAAGTACGATTTTAGAAGCAGGTTTCGTTTCGGAAACAGGTATGGAGCAGATTGACGCGTTGCTGACCAGAGGTGGTATTCAAAGTATGATGTGGTCCGTTTCGTTGATCCTATTAACGCTTTCCTTAGGCGGCTTATTAATGAAAATGGATGTGATCACCGTATTGATGACACCTCTTGCGCGTAAGCTAAAAACAACAGGCTCACTTGTTGCTGCAACTGTTTTTAGTGGGGCGTTAGCCAACGTAATGATTGGTGAACAATATTTGTCAATTATATTACCAGGGCGTGCATTTAAAGAGAGTTACGATGAAGCTAAATTACAACCAGAAGTATTATCAAGAGCCCTAGAAGATTCAGGAACTGTCTTGAACTCGTTGATTCCTTGGGGGGTAAGTGGTGTCTTTATGGCAAGTACGTTGCAAGTTTCTACATTAAGTTATGCGCCTTTCAGCTTCTTTATTTTACTATGTCCTATTTTATCCATTCTTTCTGGTGTAACAGGGATTGGTATTCATAAACAACAATTTATGTCAAAAAAGGAAGGAAAAAGATAA